In one Dehalogenimonas formicexedens genomic region, the following are encoded:
- the rplV gene encoding 50S ribosomal protein L22 has product MQVKAVSMNTGVPASKVRLYIDLVRGKSVAEALAILKFAPSPSAVSVAKTVKSAAANAENNFQLEPSALKVVKIFADGAPMMKRHKPRSRGRASPILKRSSNITVVVADQEV; this is encoded by the coding sequence TACCGGGGTTCCGGCCAGCAAGGTCAGGCTGTATATCGACCTGGTCCGGGGCAAGTCGGTGGCCGAAGCACTGGCCATCCTGAAATTCGCTCCGTCGCCCTCGGCTGTAAGCGTGGCCAAAACGGTTAAATCCGCGGCTGCCAATGCCGAGAACAATTTCCAGCTGGAACCGTCCGCGCTTAAAGTGGTCAAGATTTTCGCCGACGGCGCACCGATGATGAAACGTCATAAGCCGCGTTCGCGCGGCCGGGCGTCGCCGATTCTTAAAAGGTCGAGCAATATCACCGTCGTCGTGGCTGACCAGGAGGTTTAA